The genomic DNA ATAACCAACATCCATTCCGGTGTCAATGAACCAAAGCCGGCCTCATTCCCTCTGTTTCCGCTATTTAAAACACAGGTAATGGCTGTTGAAACCGTCTTCAGGAATATCAGTCACCTCAATCCGGCTGAACCCGGCATCCCGGCACATGGAAACGGCTTTTTCACGGCCCCACATCATGCCCAGCCCGGTCCCGCCGCCCATGAGTCCTACAGGCATGCAGTGCATCAGACTCACCGCATAAAGAAACGGACCCATGGGGTGTTCCATATTCCCGCTAATTGAAGAATCGGCCTTGATGTCGATCATGGAAAAAATCCCGCCGGGCTTGAGCTGATTATGTATGTTCTGCAAAGCAGCAAAGGGACGGGTCTGATCGTGGATGGAATCAAAGGCGGTGATGTAATCAAACTGTTCCGGTTCAACATTATCTCCGGCGGCATCCTGAAGCTTGAAAGTAATATTCTCCAACCCCAAATCGGCCACCCGCTTGCGCCCGTTTTCCAGTGACTCTTCAGAAATATCGGTCCCGGTGAATTGTGAAGCAGGAAAAGCCTGTGCCATAACCTCAAGGGCGACACCCTCGGCACATCCGATGTCACAGACGGAAATCCCCTTTTTCATACGCCGGACCATTTCCCCGCCCAGCACCGAGGGCAAAAAGGTCCGCACCAGCACCTCCCGGTGTTTTGCATCAGCCAGCTCTTCCATGAATGAATAAAATTTAGGGTAGCGTGCATATGGTATCCCCGCCCCGTCCTTCATGCCTTCCAGCACTCCCTGCCGGGCGCAATCAGTGAGCAGGGGGATTTCCTGTGTATAAACTCCGAGATTGGAATTGCCCCCGGAGCGGCAAAGAAAAGGGATGTACTCTTCAGGCAGTTCAAACAACTCATTTCCCTGCCCGTCCGCGCTGACCTCAACAATCCCTCCGCAAACCATGACTCCCACCCACTCACGCAGATAACGCTCGCTGACACCTGCTTCAGCAGCGATTTCAGTGCACGAGGCAGGTCCGTCAATGCGGGACAAAGCTTCAAAAAGACCGGTCTCATAACCTATACCCATGGCCAGGTTAAGTGCCCCGTAGTTCAGGATATCGCACATTTTTTTGCTGAAGAGTTCAGCCTTAGCACCCATTATATTTTCTCCATTTATGATTAATTTTCAAAATAAACTGATCCCTCTTAGTATTTCATGCCCCATCACTGCAATATTATTATAAAACACACCGACAGAGATTATTTGCATAATATCAAAAATAAGTTAATACTTGATCTGGACTAGAAATAAAATGAGAACAACTGCTTAATGAGGTATTCATGCACTTGACCACAGATTTTGCTCCTGCTGAACGCGCTCCGGTGATAAACCTTCAGGAGATGGCTGACAGCCTGAGCACCGGACCGCATACGGCAATCCTGCATGCTTTGCCCATTCCCATAATAATTATCAATTCATATCGGCAGATTGTATTCTGTAACTCCGTGTTCCAATCCATAACCAAAACTGAAAACCCGCAACAGACAGTGGGACTCCGTCCGGGAGAAGCACTGGGCTGTATCCATGCCTTTGCCAATGAAGCAGGTTGCGGAACAAGCAAATTCTGCCGGGACTGCGGAGCAGCAGCTTCCATCATCAAATCACTTGCCGGTACTGTCCATTCTGAGGAATGCCGTATTTTGAGACATTCCCCGGAGTGTGACGAAGCACTGGACCTGCAGGTATTCACTTCTCCCTTTGAATACGAAGACGAAGATCTCATAATATTTACTGTTCTCGATATCAGCAGTGAAAAAAGAAAAAAGAATCTTGAGCGCCTGTTTTTCCATGACATTTTAAATCTCGCCACAGGCTTAAGATATGCATCACAGATGCTCTGCCGCAACACATCTTCAAGCGACACACGCAAACAATGCCTTAAAATGGACAACACCATTTCGCAGATGGTGGAAGAAATTCAAGCCCAAAGAGATGTTTCCAGAGCAGAAGACGGAAGCCTCAAAATCCCGTTCAAGCCGGTATCAAGCACAGGAACGCTGAAAAAAATACGGGCCATGTACAGCACCCATCCTCTCTGCGTTGACCGTCAGATATCCATCTCCAATGACTGCGATGAACTGTACTTCGATACGGAGTCAACAATCCTGATCAGGGCACTGGGCAACATGGTAAAAAACGGCCTTGAAGCCTCCGAACAGGATGAGACCGTCACCATAGGCTGCGAAAAAAAAGACGGGAGCATTCATTTTTGGGTACACAACAATTTTTATATACCCTCAAAAATCCAAAGACAGATTTTCAAACGATCCTTTTCCACCAAAGGAACAGGCAGAGGGCTTGGGACCTACAGCATGAAACTGCTGGTGGAAAAATACCTCAAGGGTCAGGTTCGTTTTGAATCCACCCCTGAGAAAGGAACTGTTTTTATCATTTCACTTCCTGAAAAACAGGAACAAGACACGGAGTAAGCCATGATTGAAATCATCGAGATCGCCCCCAAAGTTCTGGGCCTCAAGATCAAAGGCAAAATCCGCGAAGAAGACATGCAGAATATGATCTCCGTCTGTGAAAAAAAGATGGAAAGCGAAGAAAGGATCGCCGTTTATGTGGAGGTTGTGGAAATGGGAGGGATCACCTTTGACGCCCTCATCGAAGACCTTAAATTCGCCCTGCCCAACCTGAAACGCTTCTTTAAGAAAGCCGTGGTCTCGGAAAACAAATGGCACGAGCCGCTGATCAAAATCGGCGACAAGCTTTTTCCGTCCATAGAGGTGCGCCATTTCAGCCCTGAACAAAAAGATGAAGCCCTCAAATGGGTGCAGGAATAATTTTTTATAACTTTCTGAAAAATTCTGTTGACAACTGGAGCGAGTATCTTTAGAACTGATTCCTCACTGAGGGCGGATAGCTCAGTTGGGAGAGCATCGGCCTTACAAGCCGAGGGTCACAGGTTCGAGCCCTGTTCCGCCTACCACCTCAGATATTTAAACGTTGCTTAACACGTTTAATATATAGCGGAGCCGTAGTTAAGCTGGTTATAACGCCGGCCTGTCACGCCGGAGGCCGCGAGTTCGAGTCTCGTCGGCTCCGCCACTTTTCGCGGAGAAGCCATCAATCGTAAGATTGGTGGCTTTTTCTTTTTTGGGCACGACAAAACAAGTCTGGAATTTTTTACAATTCACCGTTATCCTCCCCACACAACTAAATCTGACACAGGATAAAAAATGCCGCATATAGACAACATCACGATTCACGCATTCAGAGGCTTGAAAGAACTGGAACTGAAAGACTTCAGCAGGATCAACCTCTTTGTCGGGGATAACAATTGCGGGAAGACATCTGTGCTGGAAGCCATTTATGCGTTTTGCTGTCCAGCTGATGCATTTATCCTTACAAGGATAGCCAAACTAAGAGAAAGCAGCATGTTCTTCGACCCAAACACGTCAAATATTGATAAAGTAAAATGGCTATTCCCAACCACATACGAAAATAAAACCAATATACTAATGCCCATATCTATTTCTGGAGATATGGACAACTCACAACAAGAATACACCGCGAACACAGAAAATATTTTTGGAAAGCCAGAAGTTCATTTAGCACTGGAGCAAGCACAAAAAGCAATTGAGCAACAAGGTTTACTAGTTAAAATTAAAAGCACCAAACGAGACAAAAAAAGTGGCTTAAATTCATTACAAGAAGGTTCAATTATTGAATGGCAATTCCCTCCCATTCAATCATATGAAACCAAGGAACACAAATTCATTACGCAATTCATTGAGCCGCATGCACACCGTATTCATGGAATATATGCCCAACTATACAGTCAAACGCACAAGTTAGGTATGAGAAATGATTTGATTGGATTACTACAAAAATTTGACCCATACATAAAAGACCTGATGATTCTTGGAGAAGGTTTCACCAGCACTCTCCACATTGAACACGAAAAAACAGGCACCGCTCCAATAATGACCTTTGGCGATGGTCTACGTCGAGTCCTCTTCATCGCCATGCAGATGATCGCAGCTAAAGACGGAGTCTGCATACTTGATGAAATAGACAACTCCATCCACACTTCGGTTCTCAAAGAAACTGCAGCATGGATTGTGAAAGCAGCAAATAAACTGAACGTCCAGATTTTTGCATCCACTCACAGCCTTGAAGCTGTTGATGCGTTTATTGGCACTACAGATGAAGAGCTTGCGGTATATAAACTGGATCAGGGCGGTACGCTTTTCAGAAGGTATTCCCACGACATGCTTTACCGTATCCGTCACAAACGCGGCCTTGATGTGAGGTAGACATGAAATATGGATATCTCGCAGTAGAAGGACCACACGACAGTGCTTTTGTGGGACGCTTTTTAAAATTTTACGGTTTCTCGCCAATACGTGAGATTGACGGCATTAAAGGAACATTATTCGAAGAACTGACAATAATCAGTTATCCGGTTGATGGAGATTTATACAAAAGAATACCAGTTCCGACATTTTACAAAAACAAAGACGAAATGCTGATTGCCGTTAGCTGCGCAAATTCAGATGACCAGTTGGTCAATGACATCACAGAAATGATAGAAAGCCTCCTCCCTGAAAACATGAAGGGGATTGAAGAATTCGCCGGAATTGGAATCATTGCTGACATGGACAGCCCCACATCGGCTGAAGATAGATTCGACAAATTTGCCGCCGGATTTGAAACACTTAAAATTCCCCGTCCGAACATAGCGGGAAAAGTAACTGAAGGCTCTCCCAATACAGGCATATTTATTCTACCGGATAACTCCACAGAGGGGACTCTGGAAGACATACTCATCCTCTGTGCAGAAAAAGCGTACCCAAGCATACTGACTCCTGCATCTGAACTAGTCGAAACTTTGAACCTTAACACAAAAGATTTTAATAAGGACGACAGAAAAGAATTCAAAAAACCAGCAGGCAAGAAGAAAGCCACCATTAATATTATCAGCAGCATACTTAAGCCGGGGAAAGCAATCCAA from Desulfovibrio sp. JC010 includes the following:
- a CDS encoding class I SAM-dependent methyltransferase — translated: MGAKAELFSKKMCDILNYGALNLAMGIGYETGLFEALSRIDGPASCTEIAAEAGVSERYLREWVGVMVCGGIVEVSADGQGNELFELPEEYIPFLCRSGGNSNLGVYTQEIPLLTDCARQGVLEGMKDGAGIPYARYPKFYSFMEELADAKHREVLVRTFLPSVLGGEMVRRMKKGISVCDIGCAEGVALEVMAQAFPASQFTGTDISEESLENGRKRVADLGLENITFKLQDAAGDNVEPEQFDYITAFDSIHDQTRPFAALQNIHNQLKPGGIFSMIDIKADSSISGNMEHPMGPFLYAVSLMHCMPVGLMGGGTGLGMMWGREKAVSMCRDAGFSRIEVTDIPEDGFNSHYLCFK
- a CDS encoding ATP-binding protein — its product is MHLTTDFAPAERAPVINLQEMADSLSTGPHTAILHALPIPIIIINSYRQIVFCNSVFQSITKTENPQQTVGLRPGEALGCIHAFANEAGCGTSKFCRDCGAAASIIKSLAGTVHSEECRILRHSPECDEALDLQVFTSPFEYEDEDLIIFTVLDISSEKRKKNLERLFFHDILNLATGLRYASQMLCRNTSSSDTRKQCLKMDNTISQMVEEIQAQRDVSRAEDGSLKIPFKPVSSTGTLKKIRAMYSTHPLCVDRQISISNDCDELYFDTESTILIRALGNMVKNGLEASEQDETVTIGCEKKDGSIHFWVHNNFYIPSKIQRQIFKRSFSTKGTGRGLGTYSMKLLVEKYLKGQVRFESTPEKGTVFIISLPEKQEQDTE
- a CDS encoding STAS/SEC14 domain-containing protein — encoded protein: MIEIIEIAPKVLGLKIKGKIREEDMQNMISVCEKKMESEERIAVYVEVVEMGGITFDALIEDLKFALPNLKRFFKKAVVSENKWHEPLIKIGDKLFPSIEVRHFSPEQKDEALKWVQE
- a CDS encoding ATP/GTP-binding protein, with product MPHIDNITIHAFRGLKELELKDFSRINLFVGDNNCGKTSVLEAIYAFCCPADAFILTRIAKLRESSMFFDPNTSNIDKVKWLFPTTYENKTNILMPISISGDMDNSQQEYTANTENIFGKPEVHLALEQAQKAIEQQGLLVKIKSTKRDKKSGLNSLQEGSIIEWQFPPIQSYETKEHKFITQFIEPHAHRIHGIYAQLYSQTHKLGMRNDLIGLLQKFDPYIKDLMILGEGFTSTLHIEHEKTGTAPIMTFGDGLRRVLFIAMQMIAAKDGVCILDEIDNSIHTSVLKETAAWIVKAANKLNVQIFASTHSLEAVDAFIGTTDEELAVYKLDQGGTLFRRYSHDMLYRIRHKRGLDVR
- a CDS encoding DUF3226 domain-containing protein, which gives rise to MKYGYLAVEGPHDSAFVGRFLKFYGFSPIREIDGIKGTLFEELTIISYPVDGDLYKRIPVPTFYKNKDEMLIAVSCANSDDQLVNDITEMIESLLPENMKGIEEFAGIGIIADMDSPTSAEDRFDKFAAGFETLKIPRPNIAGKVTEGSPNTGIFILPDNSTEGTLEDILILCAEKAYPSILTPASELVETLNLNTKDFNKDDRKEFKKPAGKKKATINIISSILKPGKAIQVSIQDNRWICEKTRKIPQVSAFDQFIKNLFTL